In Rosa chinensis cultivar Old Blush chromosome 1, RchiOBHm-V2, whole genome shotgun sequence, a genomic segment contains:
- the LOC112188476 gene encoding ubiquitin C-terminal hydrolase 12: MGVLRLIKECTNLKEMVAKEFGIPVQFQRFWLWAKCQNHTYRPNHPLIPMKETQHVGQLREVSNKAHYFIMQNSSCSWILAWKGFTPYCST, from the exons ATGGGAGTACTGAGGTTGATCAAGGAATGTACAAATCTAAAA GAGATGGTTGCTAAGGAGTTTGGCATACCAGTTCAATTTCAGCGGTTTTGGCTGTGGGCGAAGTGTCAAAACCATACATATCGTCCAAACCATCCGTTGATTCCCATGAAGGAAACACAACAT GTTGGGCAGTTGAGGGAGGTATCAAATAAGGCTCATTACTTCATAATGCAGAACTCAAGTTGTTCTTGGATATTAGCTTGGAAGG GATTTACACCCTATTGCTCCACCTGA
- the LOC112201021 gene encoding F-box protein SKIP23, whose protein sequence is MPQMKAQTRLEKEIKTAHKSKYSKTPEIDRFCRSETSPPPPPPPPPSFSSQTQRSSSGFEIMDPDWANLAKHLLDSVVKRLALPSDYLQFSCVCKSWCSVAKDNKSQRSKMITPMLLISANKKHTWHFYRVMDNKILDLQISVPNKRYCGFSKGWLITLENNFVVALINPFFRVKGKPKKENSIIRLPPLTCKDLTPRRILHWSRRSENYGVKAMISADPVLNASDCVVVIIYEELKQMAFIRLSKDTTWTYIDQSVDPRWLLIEEVTYFRGRFYAVDYWRRLLSFDITAQSNSDVKLVAQSIEGKKFDKKYIVNSNEKELLMVQRYYIHGGSSVTIGFKVLEFKFDKSEWVEKNDLGDVALFLGDNTSISVVTSSLSGCQSNSIYFCHDHNENDFGRRYCDCGVYDVKSQTITHYDIPLLKMTDRPAIWVVPSFHL, encoded by the exons ATGCCTCAAATGAAAGCCCAAACCAGattggaaaaggaaataaaGACAGCTCACAAATCAAAGTACTCCAAGACTCCAGAGATAGATAGATTCTGCAGATCAGAAActtcgccgccgccgccgccgccgccgccgccatccTTTTCCAGTCAAACACAGCGATCTTCTTCTGGGTTTGAGATTATGGATCCAG atTGGGCGAATTTAGCTAAGCACCTTTTAGATTCAGTTGTAAAGAGATTGGCATTACCCTCGGATTATTTGCAATTCAGCTGTGTTTGTAAGTCATGGTGTTCTGTAGCTAAGGATAATAAAAGCCAACGCTCGAAGATGATAACTCCGATGCTCTTGATTTCAGCCAATAAAAAGCACACCTGGCATTTTTATAGGGTCATGGATAACAAGATTCTAGATTTGCAAATAAGTGTGCCCAATAAGCGGTATTGTGGATTTTCGAAAGGATGGTTAATAACTCTAGAGAATAATTTTGTTGTAGCCCTGATAAATCCATTCTTTAGGGTTAAAGGAAAGCCgaagaaagaaaactcaatcattCGCCTCCCTCCTTTGACCTGCAAAGACTTAACTCCCCGCCGGATACTTCATTGGTCTAGAAGATCTGAGAATTACGGTGTCAAGGCGATGATTTCAGCAGACCCAGTATTAAATGCAAGTGATTGCGTCGTTGTCATTATATATGAAGAGCTTAAGCAAATGGCGTTCATCAGGCTAAGTAAAGATACAACTTGGACTTATATTGATCAAAGTGTTGATCCAAGATGGCTCTTAATTGAAGAAGTGACGTACTTTCGAGGTAGGTTTTATGCTGTGGATTACTGGCGTAGACTTTTGTCTTTTGATATCACTGCTCAGTCGAATTCAGACGTAAAGTTGGTAGCACAAAGCATCGAAGGAAAGAAATTTGACAAGAAATATATTGTGAATTCAAATGAGAAAGAATTATTGATGGTTCAAAGGTATTATATCCATGGGGGGTCAAGTGTGACAATAGGGTTCAAAGTTCTTGAATTTAAGTTTGACAAGAGCGAGTGGGTGGAGAAAAATGATTTGGGTGATGTTGCTCTCTTTCTTGGCGATAACACTTCAATATCTGTGGTTACTTCAAGTTTGTCAGGATGCCAATCGAATAGCATATACTTTTGCCATGATCATAATGAGAATGATTTTGGACGTCGGTATTGTGATTGTGGTGTTTATGACGTCAAAAGTCAAACCATTACACATTATGATATACCCCTTTTGAAGATGACAGATCGACCAGCCATATGGGTTGTGCCATCTTTTCATTTGTAA